The following proteins are co-located in the Ignavibacteriota bacterium genome:
- a CDS encoding T9SS type A sorting domain-containing protein — MILSTRPSALFLSACLVLTVLPAFLHAQTLWETRGLAGESITTLALRDGLLLAGTRRAGLQRSVDHGASWQQALGAGREVSCVIIAPSGAAFAGFTHDTTLFRSRDAAVSWDVARLFTRPVASLALSDEGYLYVGAQAVEFSTNDGDTWSGLPYFKYTPLIRSMVLNWAQEVFAIPTAQRNLVVRSTPHSNHWDFANMEKGCNVLAITASGTLFLGSDSGVYKLVDHIENWVRISDGLSAHAVQALVLASNGDMFCGTAGGGVFRSHVNGGVWAPMNDGLANLHVNTLALDASGRLFAGTESGVFRSASPVTSTQTPALRLSSPTLEQNAPNPFSASTVIRYSLPQRASVTLAVYDALGRRVAVLVEGVLEAGQYHSAWDAVQLPSGMYHIRLTAGNTSVVRTCLLVGRR; from the coding sequence ATGATCCTTTCCACGCGTCCCTCCGCTCTGTTCCTTTCCGCCTGTCTTGTATTGACCGTTCTACCCGCGTTCCTGCACGCACAGACGCTCTGGGAAACACGCGGACTCGCGGGTGAAAGTATCACCACACTCGCCCTGCGCGACGGTCTGCTGTTGGCGGGCACACGCCGCGCGGGACTGCAACGCAGCGTGGATCACGGTGCCTCGTGGCAGCAGGCCCTCGGCGCGGGACGCGAGGTCTCCTGTGTGATTATCGCGCCGAGCGGTGCGGCCTTCGCGGGATTCACACACGACACCACGCTTTTCCGTTCACGCGACGCCGCCGTGAGCTGGGATGTGGCGCGGTTGTTCACGCGGCCTGTCGCCTCGCTCGCACTCAGTGATGAAGGGTACCTGTACGTCGGCGCGCAGGCGGTGGAGTTCAGCACGAATGACGGGGATACCTGGAGCGGACTCCCGTACTTCAAATACACGCCGCTCATCCGCAGCATGGTTCTGAACTGGGCGCAGGAGGTGTTCGCTATTCCCACCGCGCAGCGCAACCTCGTGGTGCGATCCACGCCGCACAGCAATCACTGGGACTTTGCGAACATGGAGAAGGGCTGCAACGTGCTTGCCATTACCGCCTCGGGGACGCTGTTTCTCGGCAGCGATTCGGGCGTGTACAAACTGGTGGACCACATCGAAAACTGGGTGCGGATCAGCGACGGTCTTTCCGCTCACGCAGTACAGGCGCTTGTGCTGGCGTCGAATGGCGACATGTTCTGCGGAACCGCGGGCGGCGGTGTGTTCCGTTCTCATGTGAACGGCGGCGTGTGGGCGCCGATGAACGACGGACTCGCGAATCTTCACGTCAATACACTCGCGCTCGACGCCTCCGGCCGCCTGTTCGCGGGCACCGAAAGCGGCGTGTTCCGCAGCGCCTCACCCGTGACCTCGACGCAGACTCCCGCGCTGCGACTCTCGTCACCGACACTCGAGCAGAATGCGCCGAACCCCTTCTCCGCTTCCACCGTCATACGGTACTCGCTTCCGCAGCGTGCTTCCGTTACGCTCGCGGTGTACGACGCCCTCGGCCGCCGTGTCGCGGTTCTCGTTGAGGGGGTGCTCGAGGCGGGCCAGTACCACAGCGCGTGGGATGCTGTACAACTGCCATCGGGGATGTACCATATCCGTCTCACCGCCGGAAACACGTCGGTTGTGCGCACCTGTCTGCTCGTCGGGAGGCGGTGA
- a CDS encoding class I SAM-dependent RNA methyltransferase, translating to MYQYQKSHTYFAQVPGMMEELCAEELSELGATGIITRYRGVTFTAVARTLYRINYTSRLLSRVLAPLRSFPCKGPDNLLSGARKIRWEHFLTIDKTFAITATVAASTITNSLYAAQCLKDGIADHFREISGGKRPNVDTVNPDVRFNLHIDHDHAVISLDTSGESLHKRGYRLLAGEAPMQETLAAAIIRLSGWDGGVPFWDCMCGSGTLVCEALMHYCRIPAQYLRKKFGVFALPDFDAALWKEVTDEYNALMRPAPEGLIRGSDIAREAISVARKNLSRLPYSDSVSLTRMAFEAAPAFENGLMVANPPYGIRLGSPDEAKALYTALGDFIKQRCTGSTCYIYTGDPALRKAVGLRTSRRVPLVNGKLEGVLLRFDSYEGSKKRYYAAYKEQESGGGAAVGDTPGDESS from the coding sequence ATGTACCAATACCAGAAATCTCACACGTACTTCGCCCAGGTTCCGGGGATGATGGAGGAACTTTGTGCCGAGGAACTCTCGGAACTCGGCGCAACCGGCATCATCACACGGTATCGCGGCGTGACCTTCACGGCCGTCGCGCGAACCCTGTATCGGATCAACTACACCTCACGGCTTCTTTCACGTGTGCTGGCCCCGCTGCGTTCCTTCCCCTGCAAGGGGCCGGACAACCTGCTCTCCGGTGCGCGGAAAATCCGTTGGGAACATTTCCTCACTATTGACAAAACCTTTGCGATAACGGCCACCGTCGCCGCCAGCACCATCACGAATTCCCTCTACGCCGCCCAGTGTTTGAAGGACGGCATCGCCGATCATTTCCGCGAGATCAGCGGGGGCAAGCGGCCGAATGTCGACACGGTGAATCCCGACGTGCGATTCAACCTGCACATCGATCACGATCATGCCGTGATCAGTCTCGACACCTCGGGTGAATCGCTGCACAAGCGCGGCTACCGTCTTCTTGCGGGCGAGGCCCCGATGCAGGAGACGCTCGCGGCCGCGATCATCCGGCTTTCGGGGTGGGATGGCGGAGTGCCGTTCTGGGACTGCATGTGCGGTTCGGGCACGCTTGTGTGCGAGGCGCTGATGCACTACTGCCGAATCCCCGCGCAGTACCTACGGAAAAAGTTCGGTGTCTTCGCGCTGCCCGATTTTGACGCGGCGTTGTGGAAGGAAGTCACCGATGAGTACAACGCGCTGATGCGGCCCGCGCCCGAAGGTCTGATCCGCGGCAGCGACATAGCCCGCGAGGCGATCAGTGTCGCGCGAAAAAATCTCTCGCGGCTGCCATATTCCGATTCGGTATCGTTGACACGTATGGCGTTCGAAGCGGCACCGGCCTTCGAGAACGGTCTCATGGTCGCGAATCCCCCGTACGGCATCCGGCTCGGCAGTCCGGACGAAGCCAAGGCCCTGTACACCGCGCTGGGCGATTTTATCAAGCAGCGTTGCACTGGCAGCACCTGTTACATCTACACAGGTGATCCAGCGCTGCGCAAGGCCGTGGGCCTGCGCACCTCGCGCCGCGTGCCGCTGGTCAACGGCAAGCTCGAGGGTGTGCTGCTGCGTTTCGACAGTTATGAGGGCAGTAAAAAACGGTATTACGCGGCGTACAAGGAGCAGGAGTCCGGCGGGGGAGCCGCCGTCGGCGACACTCCCGGCGACGAGTCCTCGTGA